Proteins from a genomic interval of Bradyrhizobium sp. CCGB01:
- the gatB gene encoding Asp-tRNA(Asn)/Glu-tRNA(Gln) amidotransferase subunit GatB — protein MSTATHKLLKGATGDWEMVIGMEIHAQVTSKSKLFSGAPTEFGGEPNSHVSLVDAAMPGMLPVINEECVRQAVLTGLGLNAQINLRSVFDRKNYFYPDSPQGYQISQYKSPIVGEGEVVVELDGGKTATIGIERLHLEQDAGKLLHDQSPTMSYVDLNRCGVALMEIVSKPDIRDAEQAKAYVTKLRSILRYLGTCDGDMEKGSLRADVNVSVRKPGAPLGTRCEIKNMNSITFIGQAIEYEARRQIEILEDGGAIEQETRLYDPNKGETRSMRSKEEAHDYRYFPDPDLLPLEFSQSFVDELKAELPELPDQKKARFVANFGLSAYDASVLVAERESAVFYETVLDALGNRARDGKMAANWVINELFGRLNKEGRDITGSPVNAEQLAAIIDLIGEGTISGKIAKDLFEIVWQEGGDPRALVESRGMKQVTDLSAIEKVVDDIIAANPDKAAQVKDKPQSLGWFVGQVMKASGGKANPQSVNDLLKSKLGV, from the coding sequence ATGAGCACGGCCACGCACAAGCTTCTCAAGGGCGCCACCGGTGACTGGGAGATGGTCATCGGCATGGAGATCCACGCCCAGGTCACCTCGAAATCAAAATTGTTCTCGGGCGCCCCGACCGAATTCGGCGGCGAGCCGAACAGCCATGTCTCGCTGGTCGATGCCGCGATGCCGGGCATGCTGCCCGTGATCAATGAAGAGTGCGTCCGCCAGGCCGTGCTCACCGGGCTCGGCCTCAATGCGCAGATCAATCTGCGCTCGGTGTTCGACCGCAAGAACTATTTCTATCCGGACTCGCCGCAGGGCTACCAGATCAGCCAGTACAAGTCGCCGATCGTGGGCGAGGGCGAGGTCGTGGTCGAACTGGACGGCGGCAAGACCGCCACGATCGGGATCGAGCGGCTGCATCTGGAGCAGGACGCCGGCAAATTGCTGCACGATCAGTCGCCGACCATGTCCTATGTCGACCTCAACCGCTGCGGCGTGGCGCTGATGGAGATCGTGTCCAAGCCCGACATCCGCGATGCCGAGCAGGCCAAGGCCTACGTGACCAAGCTGCGCTCGATCCTGCGCTATCTCGGCACCTGCGACGGCGACATGGAGAAGGGATCCTTGCGCGCCGACGTCAACGTCTCCGTGCGCAAGCCGGGTGCGCCGCTCGGCACCCGCTGCGAGATCAAGAACATGAACTCGATCACCTTCATCGGCCAGGCGATCGAGTATGAGGCGCGGCGCCAGATCGAGATCCTGGAGGACGGCGGCGCGATCGAGCAGGAAACGCGGCTCTACGACCCCAACAAGGGCGAGACGCGATCGATGCGGTCCAAGGAAGAGGCGCACGACTACCGCTACTTCCCCGACCCCGACCTGCTGCCGCTCGAGTTCTCGCAAAGCTTCGTCGATGAGCTGAAGGCGGAGCTGCCGGAGCTGCCGGACCAGAAGAAGGCGCGCTTCGTTGCCAATTTCGGCTTGTCGGCTTACGATGCGAGCGTGCTGGTGGCCGAGCGCGAGAGCGCGGTGTTCTACGAGACGGTGCTGGACGCGCTCGGCAACCGTGCCCGCGACGGCAAGATGGCGGCGAACTGGGTGATCAACGAGCTGTTCGGCCGTCTCAACAAGGAAGGACGGGATATTACGGGCTCTCCGGTCAATGCCGAGCAGTTGGCTGCGATCATTGACCTGATCGGCGAGGGCACGATCTCGGGGAAGATCGCGAAGGATCTGTTCGAGATCGTCTGGCAGGAGGGCGGCGATCCCCGCGCGCTGGTCGAAAGCCGCGGCATGAAGCAGGTTACCGATCTGTCGGCGATCGAGAAGGTGGTCGACGACATCATCGCGGCCAATCCCGACAAGGCCGCGCAGGTCAAGGACAAGCCGCAGTCGCTCGGCTGGTTCGTCGGCCAGGTGATGAAGGCGTCGGGCGGCAAGGCCAACCCGCAGAGCGTCAACGACCTCTTGAAGTCGAAGCTCGGCGTCTGA
- a CDS encoding nitronate monooxygenase family protein, producing the protein MPITTPLTELLGIKHPILSAPMDTIAGSRLTRAVSGAGGFGILGGGYGDRARLEAETRELKGFAPFGIGFITWSLAKQPELLDIALDAEPQAVMLSFGDPAPFAPRITTRGARLICQVQSEDMAKQALDAGAEILIAQGTEAGGHGASRTTVDIVPAIVDLAAGRVPVVAAGGIADGRGLAAMMMLGASGVLIGTRFYASVEANGADEAKQRIRDADSNDTVRGVIVDWSRSLFWPAPFTARTLVNDHIKSWTGREVELMQRAGEVAAAYAAARAACNFEVAAVFAGEAVGLIHDIPPAAEIVERIAIEAEQLLAGRRNSVTAAQSSSPSPGGGGSLRM; encoded by the coding sequence ATGCCGATCACCACGCCGCTGACGGAGCTTCTCGGGATCAAGCATCCGATCCTGTCGGCGCCGATGGATACGATCGCAGGCAGCCGGCTGACCCGCGCCGTCAGCGGAGCGGGCGGATTTGGGATCCTGGGCGGTGGCTACGGCGACCGGGCGCGGCTGGAGGCCGAGACCAGGGAGCTGAAGGGTTTTGCGCCGTTCGGTATCGGCTTCATCACCTGGAGCCTGGCCAAGCAGCCCGAGCTTCTCGACATCGCGCTCGACGCCGAGCCGCAGGCCGTGATGCTGTCATTCGGCGATCCCGCGCCGTTCGCGCCGCGGATCACGACGCGCGGCGCGCGATTGATCTGTCAGGTGCAGAGCGAGGACATGGCGAAGCAGGCGCTCGATGCCGGGGCGGAGATTCTGATCGCACAGGGCACCGAGGCCGGCGGCCATGGCGCATCGCGCACCACGGTCGATATCGTGCCGGCGATCGTCGATCTCGCGGCAGGGCGGGTGCCGGTCGTCGCGGCCGGCGGTATCGCCGATGGCCGCGGGCTCGCCGCGATGATGATGCTGGGTGCATCCGGCGTGCTGATCGGCACGCGCTTCTATGCCAGCGTCGAGGCCAATGGCGCGGACGAGGCCAAGCAGCGCATTCGCGACGCCGACAGCAATGACACGGTGCGCGGCGTCATCGTCGACTGGTCGCGCAGCCTGTTCTGGCCGGCGCCGTTCACGGCGCGGACGCTGGTCAACGATCACATCAAGAGCTGGACCGGCCGCGAGGTCGAGCTGATGCAGCGCGCAGGCGAGGTTGCTGCCGCGTATGCCGCGGCGAGAGCCGCATGCAATTTCGAGGTCGCGGCGGTCTTTGCCGGCGAGGCCGTCGGCCTGATCCATGATATTCCCCCGGCGGCCGAGATCGTTGAACGCATCGCGATCGAGGCTGAGCAGTTACTTGCCGGCCGTCGCAATTCGGTGACGGCGGCGCAGAGTTCTTCACCCTCCCCTGGAGGGGGAGGGTCGCTGCGCATGTAG
- the gatC gene encoding Asp-tRNA(Asn)/Glu-tRNA(Gln) amidotransferase subunit GatC: MSVDAATVRRIAHLARIAVSEGEVPHLQGELNAMLAFVEQLSEVNVEGVEPMTSVTPMQMKKRQDLVNDGEIAEDIVANAPATEGHFFLVPKVVE, from the coding sequence ATGTCCGTCGACGCCGCTACCGTCCGCCGCATCGCGCATCTGGCGCGCATTGCGGTTTCCGAGGGCGAGGTTCCGCATCTGCAGGGCGAGCTCAACGCCATGCTCGCCTTTGTCGAGCAGCTCTCGGAGGTCAATGTCGAGGGCGTGGAGCCGATGACCTCGGTCACCCCGATGCAGATGAAGAAGCGGCAAGATTTGGTCAATGACGGCGAGATCGCCGAGGATATCGTTGCCAACGCGCCCGCGACCGAAGGTCACTTCTTTCTTGTGCCCAAAGTCGTCGAGTAA
- a CDS encoding nitronate monooxygenase family protein, translated as MWPDRRLTDLFKTELPIVLAPMAGVMDAGLVIAAAQGGALGSLPCAMLSAEKAREQVGLIRQRVKAPVNMNFFCHTPVELTAEAEARWKQRLTGYYAEHGLDPAAPISAANRAPFDAAFCEVVEELKPEVVSFHFGLPEPALLKRVKAAGCLVISSATTVKEAVWLEQHGVDAVIAQGAEAGGHRGMFLTDRISEQPGTFALVPQVADAVKVPVIAAGGIADGRGIAAAFALGASGVQIGSAYLRCPESKVSAGGRKALAEAGDDSTVITNVMTGRPARGVQNRLMREAGPVSPDAPPFPHAATALGPLKTAAEKQGRVDFTNLWAGQAVALGREVPAAELTRDFAKSALARMKALAG; from the coding sequence ATGTGGCCTGACCGCCGACTGACCGACCTCTTCAAGACCGAACTCCCGATCGTGCTGGCGCCGATGGCCGGTGTGATGGATGCGGGGCTGGTGATCGCGGCCGCGCAAGGCGGTGCGCTGGGCTCGCTGCCCTGCGCGATGCTGTCGGCGGAGAAAGCGCGCGAGCAGGTCGGCCTCATCCGCCAGCGCGTGAAGGCGCCGGTGAACATGAACTTCTTCTGCCACACGCCCGTCGAGCTCACGGCCGAGGCCGAAGCGCGCTGGAAGCAACGGCTCACGGGCTATTATGCGGAGCATGGCCTCGACCCGGCGGCGCCCATCAGTGCGGCGAACCGTGCGCCATTCGATGCCGCCTTCTGCGAGGTCGTCGAGGAGCTGAAGCCGGAAGTCGTCAGCTTTCATTTCGGTCTGCCGGAGCCGGCGCTGCTCAAGCGCGTCAAGGCGGCCGGCTGCCTCGTCATCTCGTCCGCCACGACCGTGAAGGAAGCGGTCTGGCTCGAGCAGCACGGCGTCGATGCCGTGATCGCGCAAGGCGCCGAGGCTGGCGGCCATCGCGGCATGTTCCTGACCGACAGGATCTCCGAGCAGCCCGGCACGTTTGCGCTGGTGCCGCAGGTCGCCGACGCCGTGAAGGTGCCGGTGATCGCGGCCGGCGGCATCGCCGACGGGCGCGGCATTGCCGCGGCCTTTGCGCTCGGCGCCTCCGGCGTGCAGATCGGCAGTGCTTACTTGCGCTGTCCGGAATCCAAGGTCAGCGCGGGCGGCCGCAAGGCGCTCGCCGAGGCGGGCGACGATTCCACCGTCATCACCAACGTCATGACCGGACGTCCGGCGCGCGGGGTCCAGAACCGCCTGATGCGCGAGGCCGGCCCGGTCTCGCCGGATGCGCCGCCGTTTCCGCATGCCGCGACCGCGCTGGGGCCGCTGAAGACGGCTGCCGAAAAGCAGGGCAGGGTCGATTTCACCAATCTCTGGGCCGGCCAGGCCGTGGCCCTGGGCCGCGAGGTCCCGGCGGCCGAATTGACCCGGGATTTTGCCAAATCGGCGCTGGCCCGGATGAAGGCTCTGGCGGGGTAA
- the gatA gene encoding Asp-tRNA(Asn)/Glu-tRNA(Gln) amidotransferase subunit GatA has translation MTDLTSLTLAEARKGLAAKTFTSLELTDAHLNAIEAARVLNAFVLETPDQARSMAREADGKIAKGDAGPLAGIPLGIKDLFATKGVRTTACSKILGNFVPTYESTITSQLWRDGAVMLGKLNNDEFAMGSANETSCFGPVGNPWRRDGSNTTLVPGGSSGGSASAVAALLCMGATATDTGGSIRQPAAFTATVGIKPTYGRCSRWGIVAFASSLDQAGPIARSVRDSAMLLRSMAGHDPKDTTSVDIPVPDYEAAIGKSVKGLRIGIPKEYRLDGMPAEIEKLWSEGAAWLKAAGAELVEVSLPHTKYALPAYYIVAPAEASSNLARYDGVRYGLREQGKTINELYENTRAEGFGAEVRRRVMIGTYVLSAGYYDAYYLRAQKVRTLIKKDFEDCFAKGVDAILTPATPSAAFGIGEKGGADPVEMYLNDIFTVTVNMAGLPGIAVPAGKDAQGLPLGLQLIGRPFDEETLFSLGEVIEQAAGRFTPARWW, from the coding sequence ATGACCGATTTGACATCGCTGACGCTCGCCGAGGCCCGCAAGGGTCTCGCGGCAAAAACTTTCACGTCGCTCGAGCTGACCGACGCGCATCTGAACGCGATCGAAGCCGCGCGGGTGCTCAACGCCTTCGTGCTTGAGACGCCAGACCAGGCGCGCTCCATGGCGCGCGAGGCCGACGGCAAGATCGCCAAGGGCGATGCCGGTCCGCTCGCGGGCATTCCGCTCGGCATCAAGGACCTGTTCGCCACCAAGGGCGTGCGCACCACGGCGTGCTCGAAGATCCTCGGCAATTTCGTGCCGACCTATGAGTCCACGATCACCTCGCAGCTCTGGCGCGACGGCGCGGTGATGCTTGGCAAGCTCAACAATGACGAGTTCGCGATGGGCTCGGCGAACGAGACCTCGTGCTTCGGTCCCGTCGGCAATCCCTGGCGGCGCGACGGCTCCAACACCACGCTGGTGCCGGGCGGCTCGTCCGGCGGCTCGGCCTCGGCCGTGGCGGCGCTGCTCTGCATGGGCGCGACGGCGACCGACACTGGCGGCTCGATCCGCCAGCCGGCGGCATTCACCGCGACCGTCGGCATCAAGCCGACCTATGGCCGCTGCTCGCGCTGGGGCATCGTCGCCTTTGCCTCCTCGCTCGACCAGGCCGGTCCGATCGCCCGCAGCGTGCGCGACAGCGCGATGCTGCTGCGCTCGATGGCCGGGCACGATCCGAAGGACACGACCTCGGTCGACATTCCCGTGCCGGATTACGAGGCTGCGATCGGCAAGTCCGTGAAGGGCCTCAGGATCGGCATCCCCAAGGAGTATCGTCTCGACGGCATGCCGGCCGAGATCGAGAAACTCTGGAGCGAGGGCGCGGCCTGGCTGAAGGCGGCGGGCGCCGAGCTCGTCGAGGTGTCGCTGCCGCACACCAAATACGCGCTGCCGGCCTATTACATCGTGGCGCCGGCGGAAGCGTCCTCGAACCTGGCGCGCTATGACGGCGTCCGCTACGGGCTGCGCGAGCAGGGCAAGACGATCAACGAGCTGTACGAGAACACCCGCGCAGAAGGGTTTGGCGCAGAGGTGCGCCGCCGCGTCATGATCGGCACCTACGTGCTCTCGGCCGGCTATTACGACGCCTACTATCTGCGCGCCCAGAAAGTGCGCACGCTGATCAAGAAGGACTTTGAGGATTGCTTCGCCAAGGGCGTCGACGCGATCCTGACGCCGGCGACGCCGTCGGCGGCCTTCGGCATCGGCGAGAAGGGCGGTGCCGACCCGGTCGAGATGTATCTCAACGACATCTTCACGGTGACCGTGAACATGGCGGGCCTGCCCGGCATCGCCGTGCCCGCCGGCAAGGACGCGCAGGGGCTGCCGCTCGGCCTGCAACTGATCGGCCGTCCCTTCGACGAGGAGACGCTGTTCTCGCTCGGCGAGGTGATCGAGCAGGCCGCCGGCCGCTTCACGCCCGCGAGGTGGTGGTGA